ATTTAACCATTTTGTTTTAAAGTCGTTGTGCGTGTGCAGTGCAATGTCACTGTGCTTATCCTGCCAATGTATGGTTTTGTTTCCCAGTACAAATTCCTTTTCACGCTCTCAAACTATTCCTGGCTTGTTTTGGACAAAAATGGTTCAAACAATTTGCTCAAGTAAAACGAGGTAAAtcatgatatatattaattattatgttttgCAAAAGCCTTCTATAAAATAAGTTGCTCTATAACCACAAATAAACTCATTGTTTAagcttaaaataattaatcatgtggtACCATGTTTTGAATGAGAAAATTATTTCGATCAGACCACTTTTGACCAAAAGAATTCacccttaattttttttattctttaattaGTAAAAGTGGACGAGAACTTTATTGtatgttttttccttttacatAAATGGTATTTTAAGTGGGAGTTCTGATGCATTGCAGATtgtgttttaactttttttcgtagggaattgcaaatttgccatTGATTTGAATCGTTATTGCAAGAATATTACtagaaaattgtaaaattgccCGCAAAAGTGTTACTCAAGCAGCAACCTTgcaatatagaaaaatctgtgataaatttgtaaaagcaCTTTTTTCTTTGGTATTTGCATAATAAACTACATGCAAAATTAACTTTCATGACAATATTTGGAACTATTTGCATAACACAGGTTATATTTTGATTAATGgttctataaaataaaccaaaatattATAGAAAGTAATTGAACAGAGGAATAGTTCAAGagcgagtttttttttctattttattacaATCAATTTATTCGCTTCATAATCCGAATGTACAAGCaaacttttctctcttttttttttctccttctatATATCTGGAAACAAAGGCTACAAGAAAGtgtgagaaataatttagcaGTGATCCGATTCTGTATCTACCTacctaaataacatatatctacaagttgtagaaattaatcaaattaagctagctagatacTCTGGATAAGTCCTGCACGAAATTCAGTTTGCAGAACAGTCAATACCGTTTGTTTCCTCAGTTCTTGTACTGGTGTGAAACCATGCCGCTGCAGGACCAGGAaggttttgcaaaagaaattcCTGGCCAGATTGAAAGAAGAACATGCATGCGTACGTCTGAAACAATGATAATGATAAAGAGAGGTTGAAAACAAagcgattaattaattaattagtgcatatgtatatttttaggaatgaaagaaaaaagaaaggaaaaatgaagAGAGTACATGAAGATATTCTGCTATGCATATCTGTCCAGTACTGGTTCCTACGTATAGTACGGACAGGTAACATTGTAACATGCATCAAGTACATTGCATCACACCCCAATAAAACTTCCACATCACCATCCAGCaatttaatgaaataaatcaattaattaataaaaatctaCTAGTACCTCCCAACCACACATGTAAATATGAAGCTTTGACAGGGACCAAATTAAGACACAAAAACAAAACCTCCAAAAAGACATGGCCACTTTGCATAAAAGCACACATatgccttgttttttttattatgtttgatGATGTGGCTAACCTTGgacattgaaaataaaaaatgtgtcatatttaaatatcttaatgataaaattaatcataataaaataaataataattgtattaattttaataagacaCATGATGAAATTAACATACTTTCTTTGTAAAAGACCCATCTTCCAAGATAAATCTGGACCActaaaagttgattttttttctataaaaaagtctaAAACTCAAcgacaataaatatttaaaaaaaacctaaaaactCGAGAGAGGGCTTTTAGATTATTGGAATCAACTTGGCTCAAGATAGATAGACGCCGTCTccacacatgcatacatatcTTTGTCCAAGCAAAATAAGCAAGGAGTATGCTAGTAGCAGCAAGAACACGTTGAGTTTTGTACAGATGCTTCGTTTGGGTTGGTCCAAATAAAATACAACGACCAGagtctatatatacacacccaCAGCAACGCAACACAACCCATTTCCAGACCACCTCCTCATCTTCTTTGGCTCCACTAGCTGCCCTAGCTAATTACAGGCTACTGCTACAGCTACAGCTATAGCAACTCTCTCTATGGGGGTGGacaccatctcctcctcctcctccgactccTCCGGCGCGTCCACGGCCACCACGGAGTCCGGCGGGGGCGCCGTGCAGCTGTTGTCTGTCgtcgagccggcggcggcggtggatgcGCTCCCTGTGGTGGTGGGGGGTGACTCCTCCACCGTGGATGATGTCGTGACGtcgaagccggcggcggcgcagcagtCGTCGAGGTACAAGGGGGTTGTGCCGCAGCCCAACGGGCGGTGGGGGGCGCAGATCTACGAGCGCCACGCGCGGGTGTGGCTCGGGACGTTccccgacgaggaggcggcggcgcgggcctACGACGTGGCCGCGCTCAGGTACcgcgggcgcgacgcggcgaccAACTtccccggcgcggcggcgtcggcagcGGAGCTGGCGTTCCTCGCCGCGCACTCCAAGGCCGAGATCGTCGACATGCTGCGGAAGCACACCTACTCCGACGAGCTCCGCCAGGGCCtgcggcgcggccgcggcatgggcgcgcgcgcgcagccgacgccgtcgtgggCGCGGGAGCCCCTGTTCGAGAAGGCCGTGACGCCCAGCGATGTCGGCAAGCTCAACCGCCTGGTGGTGCCCAAGCAGCACGCGGAGAAGCACTTCCCGCTGCGGCGCAGCCCCgactccgccgcggcggccaccggcAAGGGCGTGCTTCTCAACTTCGAGGACGGCGAGGGCAAGGTCTGGAGGTTCCGGTACTCCTACTGGAACAGCAGCCAGAGCTACGTGCTCACCAAGGGCTGGAGCCGATTCGTCAGGGAGAAGGGCCTCCGCGCCGGCGACACCATAGTGTTCTCCCGCTCGGCATATGGGCCGGAGAAGCTGCTCTTCATCGACTGCAAGAAGAacaagacggcggcggcggcggccaccaccaccacctgcacCGCC
This is a stretch of genomic DNA from Oryza brachyantha chromosome 1, ObraRS2, whole genome shotgun sequence. It encodes these proteins:
- the LOC102712765 gene encoding AP2/ERF and B3 domain-containing protein Os01g0141000-like, with translation MGVDTISSSSSDSSGASTATTESGGGAVQLLSVVEPAAAVDALPVVVGGDSSTVDDVVTSKPAAAQQSSRYKGVVPQPNGRWGAQIYERHARVWLGTFPDEEAAARAYDVAALRYRGRDAATNFPGAAASAAELAFLAAHSKAEIVDMLRKHTYSDELRQGLRRGRGMGARAQPTPSWAREPLFEKAVTPSDVGKLNRLVVPKQHAEKHFPLRRSPDSAAAATGKGVLLNFEDGEGKVWRFRYSYWNSSQSYVLTKGWSRFVREKGLRAGDTIVFSRSAYGPEKLLFIDCKKNKTAAAAATTTTCTAANSEKPSEARVVRLFGVDIAGGEGRKRERTLEMAAALERGQEAFLLKRQCVVHQRSPALGALLL